The Pseudomonas eucalypticola genome has a window encoding:
- the gcl gene encoding glyoxylate carboligase: protein MSKMRAIDAAVLVMRREGVETAFGIPGAAINPLYSALKKVGGIDHVLARHVEGASHMAEGYTRTRAGNIGVCIGTSGPAGTDMVTGLYSASADSIPILCITGQAPRARLHKEDFQAVDITSIVKPVTKWATTVLEPGQVPYAFQKAFFEMRSGRPGPVLIDLPFDVQMAEIEFDIDAYEPLPVHRPAASRTQIEKALAMLDQAERPLLVSGGGVINADASAKLVEFAELTGIPVIPTLMGWGTIPDDHPQMVGMVGLQTSHRYGNATLLKSDLVLGIGNRWANRHTGSVEVYTEGRRFIHVDIEPTQIGRVFTPDLGIVSDAGSALDRFLEVAREWKAGGRLKDRSAWLADCQQRKASLQRKTHFDNVPVKPQRVYEEMNQVFGQDTCYVSTIGLSQIAGAQFLHVYKPRHWINCGQAGPLGWTIPAALGVVKADPARKVVALSGDYDFQFMIEELAVGAQFHLPYIHVVVNNSYLGLIRQAQRGFDMDYCVQLAFENLNAPELNGYGVDHVAVAEGLGCKALRVFEPAQIQQALRKAQALIEEFKVPVVVEVILERVTNISMGTEINAINEFEDLALVGNDAPTAIALLD from the coding sequence ATGAGCAAAATGAGAGCAATCGATGCAGCCGTTCTGGTGATGCGCCGCGAAGGTGTGGAAACCGCTTTCGGCATTCCCGGCGCCGCCATCAACCCGCTGTATTCGGCCCTCAAGAAAGTCGGCGGCATTGACCATGTGCTGGCGCGCCACGTGGAAGGCGCCTCGCACATGGCCGAGGGCTACACCCGTACTCGCGCCGGCAACATCGGTGTGTGCATCGGCACGTCGGGCCCTGCGGGCACCGACATGGTCACCGGCCTGTACAGCGCCTCGGCCGACTCCATCCCCATCCTGTGCATCACCGGCCAGGCACCCCGCGCCCGGTTGCACAAGGAAGACTTCCAGGCCGTGGACATCACCAGCATCGTCAAGCCGGTGACCAAGTGGGCGACCACCGTGCTGGAGCCGGGCCAGGTACCCTACGCCTTCCAGAAAGCCTTCTTCGAAATGCGCTCCGGGCGCCCCGGCCCCGTGCTGATCGACCTGCCGTTCGACGTGCAGATGGCCGAGATCGAATTCGATATCGATGCCTACGAACCGCTGCCCGTGCACCGCCCGGCCGCCAGCCGCACCCAGATCGAAAAGGCCCTGGCCATGCTCGACCAGGCCGAGCGCCCGCTGCTGGTGAGTGGTGGCGGTGTGATCAACGCCGACGCCAGCGCCAAACTGGTGGAGTTCGCCGAGCTGACCGGCATTCCGGTCATCCCCACACTGATGGGCTGGGGCACCATCCCCGACGACCACCCGCAGATGGTCGGCATGGTCGGCCTGCAAACCTCGCACCGCTACGGCAACGCCACCCTGCTCAAGTCCGACCTGGTACTGGGCATCGGCAACCGCTGGGCCAACCGCCACACCGGTTCGGTGGAGGTGTACACCGAGGGCCGGCGCTTTATTCATGTGGATATCGAACCCACCCAGATCGGCCGGGTGTTCACCCCCGACCTGGGCATCGTCTCCGATGCCGGCAGCGCCCTGGATCGCTTCCTGGAAGTGGCCCGCGAATGGAAAGCCGGCGGCCGCCTCAAGGACCGCAGCGCCTGGCTCGCCGACTGCCAGCAGCGCAAGGCCAGCCTGCAACGCAAGACCCACTTCGACAATGTGCCGGTCAAGCCCCAGCGCGTGTATGAAGAAATGAACCAGGTGTTCGGGCAGGACACCTGCTACGTCAGCACCATCGGCCTGTCGCAGATCGCCGGGGCGCAGTTCCTGCACGTGTACAAGCCGCGCCACTGGATCAACTGCGGCCAGGCCGGCCCCTTGGGCTGGACCATCCCGGCGGCGCTGGGCGTGGTCAAGGCCGACCCGGCGCGCAAGGTGGTGGCCCTCTCGGGCGACTACGACTTCCAGTTCATGATCGAAGAACTGGCCGTGGGCGCGCAGTTCCACCTGCCCTACATCCACGTGGTGGTGAACAACTCCTACCTGGGGCTGATCCGCCAGGCCCAGCGCGGCTTCGACATGGACTACTGCGTGCAGTTGGCCTTCGAGAACCTCAACGCCCCCGAGCTCAACGGCTACGGCGTGGACCATGTGGCCGTGGCCGAGGGCCTGGGTTGCAAGGCGCTGCGGGTGTTCGAACCCGCGCAGATCCAGCAGGCTTTGCGCAAGGCCCAGGCACTGATCGAGGAATTCAAGGTGCCAGTGGTGGTGGAAGTGATCCTGGAGCGGGTGACCAACATTTCCATGGGCACCGAGATCAACGCCATCAACGAATTCGAAGACCTGGCCCTGGTGGGCAACGACGCCCCGACCGCCATCGCCCTGCTCGACTGA
- the hyi gene encoding hydroxypyruvate isomerase: protein MPRFAANLSMLFTEQDFLARFKAAADAGFEGVEYLFPYDFTSAELKAQLQAHGLTQVLFNLPAGDWAQGERGIACHPDRVEEFRAGVDLAIAYAQVLGNTQVNCLAGIRPQGVACATVETTFVSNLRYAADRLQAAGIRLVMEMINTRDIPGFYLTTTDQALDIQAKVGSDNLALQYDIYHMQIMEGDLAPTLSAHLGKINHVQLADNPGRHEPGTGEINYRFLFEHLDTLGYQGWVGCEYKPLTTTEAGLGWLKTHNAI from the coding sequence ATGCCACGTTTCGCCGCCAACCTGTCGATGCTGTTCACCGAGCAGGACTTCCTCGCCCGCTTCAAGGCTGCCGCCGACGCCGGCTTCGAGGGTGTCGAGTACCTGTTCCCGTACGATTTCACTTCAGCCGAGCTCAAGGCGCAGTTGCAGGCCCATGGGCTGACCCAGGTGCTGTTCAACCTGCCAGCCGGTGACTGGGCCCAGGGCGAGCGCGGTATCGCCTGCCACCCGGACCGGGTCGAGGAATTCCGCGCCGGGGTCGACCTGGCGATCGCCTACGCCCAGGTACTGGGCAACACCCAGGTCAACTGCCTGGCCGGTATCCGCCCCCAGGGCGTGGCCTGCGCCACGGTGGAAACCACCTTCGTCAGCAACCTGCGCTACGCCGCCGACAGGCTGCAAGCGGCCGGCATCCGCCTGGTGATGGAGATGATCAACACCCGCGACATCCCCGGGTTCTACCTGACCACTACCGATCAGGCGCTGGATATCCAGGCCAAAGTGGGCAGCGACAACCTGGCGTTGCAGTACGACATCTACCACATGCAGATCATGGAGGGTGACCTGGCCCCCACCCTGTCCGCGCACCTGGGCAAGATCAACCACGTGCAACTGGCCGACAACCCGGGGCGCCACGAGCCGGGCACGGGCGAGATCAATTACCGGTTCCTGTTCGAGCACCTGGACACCCTTGGCTACCAGGGCTGGGTGGGCTGTGAATACAAACCGCTGACCACGACCGAGGCCGGCCTGGGCTGGCTCAAGACCCACAACGCCATCTAA
- a CDS encoding GlcG/HbpS family heme-binding protein, whose product MSTLTLTVANRLAEHALATGHELNAAPLTVAVLDSGGHLISLQRQDGASLLRPHVAIGKAWGAIALGKGSRLLATDAQQRPAFFAALNGLGQGGVVPAPGGVLIRDQQGVVVGAVGISGDASDVDERCAVSAIEASGWVADPGV is encoded by the coding sequence ATGTCTACCCTTACCTTGACCGTCGCCAACCGCCTTGCCGAACACGCCCTGGCCACGGGCCATGAACTCAATGCTGCGCCGCTCACCGTGGCGGTGCTGGACAGTGGTGGTCATCTGATCAGCCTGCAACGCCAGGACGGCGCCAGCCTGCTGCGACCCCACGTGGCCATCGGCAAGGCCTGGGGCGCGATTGCCCTAGGCAAGGGGTCGCGATTGCTGGCCACGGACGCGCAGCAGCGCCCGGCGTTTTTCGCCGCGTTGAACGGGTTGGGGCAGGGTGGGGTAGTGCCGGCGCCGGGTGGCGTGCTGATCCGGGATCAGCAGGGCGTGGTGGTGGGAGCGGTGGGCATCAGCGGCGATGCGTCGGATGTGGATGAGCGGTGTGCGGTGAGTGCCATCGAAGCGTCGGGGTGGGTGGCGGACCCGGGCGTTTGA
- a CDS encoding urea transporter — protein MPKPFCPDWATALLNGFSQVLLQRHPLCGLCCLLAILLCAPQSLGGALLGAATGLLTAQRRGYPREHRQAGLFSYNGVLIGLLFSHWLPLNLTLPLLIIAASGLSSLLVARWLAVCARPTCLPAYTAPFVLAGWALAWAVVPGRDTAQVFAVSDLLTGLGQVFVLASPMAGALVLLGLWLADRRAACWALAASAAGLGFAWLQNEPPLPGLYGVNPALAAVAFSTRPRYAVVAVVLTLLLQPGFASLPVPALTAPFVLACWLVKASARLLQGEPALHRPR, from the coding sequence GTGCCCAAGCCCTTCTGCCCCGACTGGGCCACCGCCCTGCTCAACGGCTTCAGCCAGGTGCTGCTGCAACGCCACCCGCTCTGCGGCCTGTGTTGCCTGCTGGCCATCCTGCTGTGCGCCCCCCAATCACTCGGTGGCGCGCTGCTGGGCGCCGCCACCGGCCTGCTTACGGCCCAACGCCGCGGCTACCCGCGCGAACACCGCCAGGCAGGCCTGTTCAGCTACAACGGTGTGCTCATTGGCCTGCTGTTCAGCCACTGGCTGCCATTGAACCTGACTCTGCCTTTGCTGATCATCGCCGCCAGCGGCCTGAGCAGCCTGCTGGTAGCGCGCTGGCTGGCGGTCTGCGCGCGGCCGACGTGCCTGCCAGCGTACACGGCCCCCTTCGTCCTCGCCGGCTGGGCCCTGGCCTGGGCCGTGGTGCCGGGCCGGGACACGGCGCAGGTTTTTGCCGTCAGCGACCTGCTTACCGGCCTGGGCCAGGTGTTCGTGCTCGCCAGCCCGATGGCCGGCGCCCTGGTGTTGCTGGGCCTGTGGCTGGCCGACCGACGCGCCGCTTGCTGGGCCCTGGCTGCGTCTGCCGCGGGGCTGGGGTTCGCCTGGCTGCAGAACGAACCGCCGCTGCCTGGGCTGTACGGCGTCAATCCCGCCCTGGCCGCCGTGGCCTTCAGTACCCGACCCCGGTACGCCGTGGTCGCCGTGGTACTGACATTACTGCTGCAACCCGGCTTCGCCAGCCTGCCAGTGCCGGCGCTGACCGCACCGTTTGTCCTCGCCTGCTGGCTGGTGAAGGCCAGCGCTCGCTTGCTGCAGGGCGAACCGGCCTTGCACAGGCCAAGGTAA
- a CDS encoding ion transporter, producing the protein MENPRTLREKLYTVIFESDTRAGRRFDTTVLLIILASLVLVVIDSIESVHRQYADLFAYIEWGLTTIFAVEYLLRLYCSPKPVRYAFSFYGLVDLLAIVPGILAIYYSDAQYLMIVRVIRMLRIFRVLKLRPYLSQANYLLSALRGSRQKIIVFLLTVSTLVTVFGTLMYVIEGPENGFTSIPMGIYWAIVTLTTVGFGDIVPKTPVGQIVSALVMITGYSIIAVPTGIFTAELANAMRGERQQRPCPVCAKADHDSEAAFCSRCGNALFRKRE; encoded by the coding sequence ATGGAAAACCCACGTACCCTGCGCGAAAAGCTCTACACCGTTATCTTCGAAAGCGACACCCGCGCCGGCCGACGCTTCGACACCACCGTGCTGCTGATCATCCTTGCCAGCCTGGTGCTGGTGGTGATCGACAGCATCGAGAGCGTGCACCGCCAATACGCCGACCTGTTCGCCTACATCGAATGGGGCCTGACCACGATATTCGCCGTGGAGTACCTGCTGCGGCTGTACTGCTCCCCCAAGCCGGTGCGTTACGCGTTCAGCTTCTATGGCCTGGTGGACCTGCTGGCGATCGTGCCGGGCATTCTCGCCATCTACTACAGCGACGCCCAATACCTGATGATCGTGCGGGTGATACGCATGCTGCGTATCTTCCGGGTGCTGAAGCTGCGCCCCTACCTGAGCCAGGCCAATTACCTGTTGTCGGCGCTACGCGGCAGCCGGCAGAAAATCATCGTGTTCCTGCTCACCGTGTCCACCCTGGTGACGGTGTTCGGCACGCTGATGTACGTGATCGAAGGCCCGGAAAACGGCTTCACCAGCATTCCCATGGGTATCTACTGGGCCATCGTCACCCTGACCACCGTGGGCTTCGGCGACATCGTGCCCAAGACCCCGGTGGGCCAGATCGTTTCCGCGCTGGTGATGATCACTGGCTACTCGATCATCGCCGTGCCCACGGGCATTTTCACTGCTGAACTGGCCAATGCCATGCGGGGCGAGCGCCAGCAGCGCCCCTGCCCGGTGTGCGCCAAGGCCGACCATGACAGCGAGGCCGCGTTCTGTTCGCGCTGTGGCAACGCCTTGTTCCGGAAAAGAGAATAA
- a CDS encoding glutamine--tRNA ligase/YqeY domain fusion protein has protein sequence MSKPTADHAPNAANAKGAPVVPTNFLRPILQADLDSGKHASIVTRFPPEPNGYLHIGHAKSICVNFGLAKELGGVCHLRFDDTNPAKEDQEYIDAIERDVKWLGFEWAGEVRYASQYFDQLHDWAVDLIKAGKAYVCDLTPEQAREYRGSLTEPGKNSPFRERSVEENLDLFARMKAGEFQDGERVLRAKIDMASPNMNLRDPILYRIRHAHHHQTGDTWCIYPNYDFTHGQSDAIEGITHSICTLEFEGHRPLYDWFLDNLPVPSHPRQYEFSRLNLSYTVTSKRKLKQLVDEQHVQGWDDPRMSTLSGFRRRGYTAASIRNFCEMIGTNRSDGVVDMNMLEFSIRDDLDRNAPRAMCVLRPLKVTITNYPEGQEETLELPRHPKEDMGVRVLPFAREIYIDRDDFMEEPPKGYKRLEPAGEVRLRGSYVIRADEAIKDADGNIVELLCSYDPDTLGKNPEGRKVKGVIHWVPAAASVECEVRLYDRLFRSPSPEKAEEGASFLDNINPDSLQVLTGCRAEPSLGNAQPEDRFQFEREGYFCADLKDTQPGRPVFNRTVTLRDSWGS, from the coding sequence ATGAGCAAGCCCACCGCCGATCACGCTCCCAATGCCGCAAACGCCAAAGGCGCGCCGGTAGTCCCGACCAATTTCCTGCGGCCGATCCTGCAGGCCGACCTGGACTCGGGCAAGCACGCCAGCATCGTCACCCGCTTCCCGCCGGAGCCCAACGGCTACCTGCACATCGGTCACGCCAAGTCGATCTGCGTGAACTTCGGCCTGGCCAAGGAGCTGGGCGGCGTGTGCCACCTGCGCTTCGACGACACCAACCCGGCCAAGGAAGACCAGGAGTACATCGACGCCATCGAGCGTGATGTCAAATGGCTGGGCTTCGAATGGGCCGGCGAAGTGCGCTATGCCTCGCAGTATTTCGACCAGTTGCACGACTGGGCCGTGGACCTGATCAAGGCCGGCAAGGCCTACGTCTGCGACCTGACCCCCGAGCAGGCGCGCGAATACCGTGGCAGCCTGACCGAGCCAGGTAAAAACAGCCCGTTCCGCGAGCGTTCGGTGGAAGAGAACCTGGACCTGTTCGCGCGCATGAAGGCCGGCGAGTTCCAGGATGGCGAGCGCGTGCTGCGCGCCAAGATCGACATGGCCTCGCCGAACATGAACCTGCGCGACCCGATCCTGTACCGCATCCGGCATGCCCACCACCACCAGACCGGTGACACGTGGTGCATCTACCCCAACTACGACTTCACCCATGGCCAGTCCGACGCCATCGAAGGCATCACCCACTCCATCTGCACCCTGGAGTTCGAAGGCCATCGCCCGCTGTACGACTGGTTCCTGGACAACCTGCCGGTGCCCAGCCACCCGCGCCAGTACGAGTTCAGCCGCCTGAACCTGAGCTACACCGTGACCAGCAAGCGCAAGCTCAAGCAACTGGTCGACGAGCAGCACGTGCAGGGCTGGGACGACCCGCGCATGTCCACTCTGTCGGGCTTCCGTCGTCGTGGCTACACCGCCGCGTCGATTCGCAATTTCTGCGAAATGATCGGCACCAACCGTTCCGACGGCGTGGTGGACATGAACATGCTGGAATTCAGCATCCGTGACGACCTGGACCGCAACGCCCCGCGTGCCATGTGCGTGCTGCGCCCGCTGAAGGTCACCATCACCAACTACCCCGAAGGCCAGGAAGAAACCCTGGAGCTGCCACGCCACCCCAAAGAAGACATGGGCGTGCGCGTGCTGCCGTTCGCCCGGGAGATCTACATCGACCGCGACGACTTCATGGAAGAGCCGCCCAAGGGCTACAAGCGCCTGGAGCCGGCCGGTGAAGTGCGCCTGCGCGGCAGCTACGTGATCCGCGCCGACGAAGCCATCAAGGACGCCGACGGCAACATCGTCGAGCTGCTGTGCAGCTACGACCCCGACACCCTGGGCAAGAACCCCGAGGGCCGCAAGGTCAAGGGCGTGATCCACTGGGTGCCGGCCGCGGCCAGCGTCGAATGCGAAGTGCGCCTGTACGACCGCCTGTTCCGCTCCCCGAGCCCGGAAAAGGCCGAGGAAGGCGCCAGCTTCCTGGACAACATCAACCCTGATTCGCTGCAAGTGCTGACCGGTTGTCGTGCCGAGCCTTCGTTGGGCAACGCACAGCCGGAAGACCGCTTCCAGTTCGAGCGCGAAGGCTACTTCTGCGCCGACCTGAAAGATACCCAGCCTGGTCGTCCGGTATTCAACCGTACCGTCACCCTGCGCGACTCGTGGGGCAGCTAA
- a CDS encoding peptidylprolyl isomerase, producing the protein MSKVKLTTNFGDIVLQLNAEKAPKTVANFIEYVNAGHYTNTVFHRVISNFMIQGGGFEPGMKEKKDKRPSIQNEANNGLSNAKYTVAMARTMEPHSASAQFFINVADNTFLNHSAPTVQGWGYAVFGEVVEGNDVVDKIKGVATGSKSGHQDVPVDDVVIEKAEIVE; encoded by the coding sequence ATGTCCAAAGTAAAACTGACTACCAACTTCGGCGACATCGTGCTGCAGCTGAACGCTGAGAAGGCTCCGAAAACCGTGGCCAACTTCATCGAATACGTCAACGCTGGCCACTACACCAACACCGTGTTCCACCGCGTCATCAGCAACTTCATGATCCAGGGCGGTGGTTTCGAGCCAGGCATGAAGGAAAAGAAAGACAAGCGCCCGAGCATCCAGAACGAAGCCAACAATGGCCTTTCCAACGCCAAGTACACCGTGGCCATGGCCCGTACCATGGAGCCGCATTCGGCTTCGGCGCAGTTCTTCATCAACGTCGCCGACAACACCTTCCTGAACCACAGCGCACCGACCGTTCAAGGCTGGGGCTACGCCGTGTTCGGTGAAGTGGTCGAAGGCAACGACGTGGTCGACAAGATCAAGGGCGTGGCCACTGGCTCCAAGTCGGGCCACCAGGACGTACCGGTAGACGACGTGGTCATCGAGAAAGCCGAGATCGTTGAGTGA
- a CDS encoding TetR/AcrR family transcriptional regulator, translating into MSTIRERNKELILRAASEEFADKGFAATKTSDIAAKAGLPKPNVYYYFKSKENLYREVLESIIEPILAASTPFNPDGDPSEVLSGYIRSKIRISRDVPAASKVFASEIMHGAPHLSPDQVQQLNAQAKHNIECIQTWIDRGQIAHVDAHHLMFSIWAATQTYADFDWQIAGVTGKARLDESDYEAAAQTIIRMVLKGCAPD; encoded by the coding sequence ATGAGCACCATTCGCGAGCGCAACAAAGAACTGATCCTGCGCGCGGCCAGCGAAGAGTTCGCCGACAAGGGCTTCGCCGCCACCAAGACCAGCGATATCGCGGCCAAGGCCGGGCTGCCCAAGCCCAATGTGTACTACTACTTCAAGTCCAAGGAAAACCTCTACCGCGAGGTGCTGGAGAGCATCATCGAGCCGATCCTGGCGGCCTCCACGCCGTTCAACCCTGACGGCGACCCCAGTGAAGTGCTCAGCGGTTACATCCGTTCCAAGATCCGCATCTCCCGGGATGTACCCGCGGCGTCGAAGGTCTTCGCCAGCGAAATCATGCATGGCGCCCCGCACCTGAGCCCCGACCAGGTGCAGCAGCTCAACGCCCAGGCCAAGCACAACATCGAGTGCATCCAGACCTGGATCGACCGCGGCCAGATCGCCCATGTCGATGCCCACCACCTGATGTTCAGCATCTGGGCTGCGACCCAGACCTACGCCGACTTCGACTGGCAGATCGCCGGGGTCACCGGCAAGGCGCGGCTGGACGAAAGCGACTACGAAGCGGCGGCACAGACGATCATTCGCATGGTGCTCAAAGGGTGCGCGCCAGACTGA
- the cysS gene encoding cysteine--tRNA ligase, whose product MLSIYNTLTKSKEVFKPLDGNKVRMYVCGMTVYDFCHIGHGRSMIAFDLVTRWLRHSGYDLTYVRNITDIDDKIINRARDNGESFDALTARMIDAMHEDEARLNILKPDLEPRATDHIAGMHAMIQTLIDKGFAYAPGNGDVYYRVGKFQGYGKLSRKKIEDLRIGARIEVDEAKQDPLDFVLWKGVKPGEPSWESPWGPGRPGWHIECSVMSTCCLGDTFDIHGGGNDLEFPHHENEIAQSEAATGQQYANAWMHCGMIRINGEKMSKSLGNYFTIRDVLAKYHPEVVRYLLVSSHYRSSINYSEDSLRESKGALERFYHALKGLPAVAAAGGEDYVQRFTDAMNDDFATPEACAVLFDLVREINRLRDSDIDAAAGLAARLRELGGLLGVLQLEADDFLRAGAEGKVDAAEVEALIAARLAARANKDWAESDRIRDQITAMGVVLEDGKGGTTWRLAD is encoded by the coding sequence GTGCTATCGATCTACAACACGCTCACCAAGAGCAAGGAAGTCTTCAAGCCGCTGGACGGCAACAAGGTGCGGATGTACGTGTGCGGCATGACCGTGTACGACTTCTGCCACATTGGCCATGGCCGCAGCATGATCGCCTTCGACCTGGTGACCCGCTGGCTGCGCCATAGCGGCTACGATCTGACGTACGTGCGCAACATCACCGACATCGACGACAAGATCATCAACCGCGCGCGGGACAACGGCGAAAGCTTCGACGCCCTGACCGCGCGCATGATCGACGCGATGCACGAGGATGAGGCGCGCCTGAACATCCTCAAGCCAGACCTGGAGCCGCGTGCCACCGACCACATCGCCGGCATGCACGCGATGATCCAGACCTTGATCGACAAGGGCTTCGCCTACGCTCCGGGCAACGGCGACGTGTACTACCGCGTCGGCAAGTTCCAGGGTTACGGCAAGCTGTCGCGCAAGAAAATCGAAGACCTGCGCATCGGGGCGCGCATCGAGGTGGACGAGGCCAAGCAGGACCCCCTCGACTTCGTGCTGTGGAAGGGCGTCAAGCCTGGCGAGCCGAGCTGGGAGTCACCGTGGGGCCCAGGCCGTCCGGGCTGGCACATCGAATGCTCGGTGATGTCGACCTGCTGCCTGGGCGACACCTTCGACATCCACGGCGGTGGTAACGACCTGGAGTTCCCGCACCACGAGAACGAGATCGCCCAGAGCGAGGCCGCCACCGGCCAGCAGTACGCCAATGCCTGGATGCACTGCGGCATGATCCGCATCAATGGCGAGAAGATGTCCAAGTCCCTGGGCAACTACTTCACCATTCGCGACGTGCTGGCCAAGTATCATCCGGAGGTGGTGCGCTACCTGCTGGTGTCCAGCCACTACCGCAGCTCCATCAACTACTCCGAGGACAGCCTGCGCGAGTCCAAGGGTGCGCTGGAGCGGTTCTACCATGCGCTCAAGGGCCTGCCGGCGGTGGCTGCCGCCGGTGGCGAGGATTACGTTCAGCGTTTCACCGACGCCATGAACGACGACTTCGCCACCCCGGAAGCCTGCGCCGTGCTGTTCGACCTGGTGCGCGAGATCAACCGCCTGCGCGATAGCGATATCGACGCGGCGGCAGGCCTGGCGGCGCGCTTGCGTGAACTGGGCGGATTGCTGGGTGTGCTGCAACTGGAAGCGGATGACTTCCTGCGTGCCGGTGCCGAAGGCAAGGTTGACGCGGCCGAAGTCGAAGCCCTGATTGCCGCGCGGCTGGCGGCGCGGGCCAACAAGGACTGGGCCGAGTCGGACCGCATCCGCGACCAGATCACCGCCATGGGCGTGGTGCTGGAAGATGGCAAGGGTGGTACCACCTGGCGCCTGGCGGACTGA
- the lpxH gene encoding UDP-2,3-diacylglucosamine diphosphatase encodes MILLISDLHLQEERPDITRAFLEFLAGRARSASALYILGDFFEAWIGDDGMSPYQLSIGEALRALSDSGTKIFVMHGNRDFLIGRRFCKLAGATLLRDPSVVDFYGEPVLLMHGDSLCTRDEGYMRMRRILRNPLTLFVLRHLPLRTRHKLARKLRSESRAQTRMKANDIVDVTPEEVPRVMAEHQVATLIHGHTHRPAIHKLQVGDAPARRIVLGDWDKEGWALQVDEQGMALAAFSF; translated from the coding sequence GTGATTCTGCTGATCTCCGATCTGCACTTGCAGGAAGAACGCCCGGACATTACCCGGGCGTTCCTGGAGTTTCTCGCCGGGCGCGCGCGCTCGGCGAGCGCTCTTTACATCCTGGGGGACTTTTTCGAAGCCTGGATCGGCGACGATGGCATGAGCCCCTACCAGCTTTCGATCGGCGAGGCCCTGCGCGCCCTCAGCGACAGCGGCACGAAGATCTTTGTGATGCACGGCAACCGCGACTTCCTGATCGGCAGGCGGTTTTGCAAACTGGCGGGCGCGACGCTGCTGCGCGACCCCAGCGTGGTGGACTTCTACGGCGAGCCGGTGCTGTTGATGCACGGCGATAGCCTGTGCACCCGCGACGAAGGCTACATGCGCATGCGCCGCATCCTGCGCAACCCGCTGACGTTGTTCGTGCTGCGCCACCTGCCCTTGCGCACCCGCCACAAGCTGGCACGCAAGCTGCGCAGCGAAAGCCGCGCACAGACACGCATGAAAGCCAATGACATTGTCGACGTCACGCCCGAAGAAGTGCCGCGGGTGATGGCCGAACACCAGGTCGCCACTCTGATTCACGGCCATACCCACCGCCCGGCCATCCATAAGCTGCAGGTGGGCGACGCGCCGGCGCGGCGCATCGTGCTGGGCGACTGGGACAAGGAAGGCTGGGCGCTGCAAGTGGATGAACAGGGCATGGCCCTGGCGGCATTCTCCTTCTAG
- a CDS encoding 2-hydroxy-3-oxopropionate reductase, protein MAKIGFIGTGIMGHPMAQNLQKAGHQLFLSSHHDAAPADLVSAGALALANPRDVAQEAEFIIIMVPDTPQVEDVLFREHGIAEGLGKGKVVIDMSSISPSATKAFAAKVNERGAQYLDAPVSGGEVGAKAATLSIMVGGDQDAFDRALPLFQSMGKNITRVGGNGDGQTAKVANQIIVALNIQAVAEALLFAAKNGADPAKVREALMGGFASSKILEVHGERMIKGTFDPGFRISLHQKDLNLALQGARELGVNLPNTANAQQVFSTCAALGGSGWDHSALIKGLEHMANFSIRDN, encoded by the coding sequence ATGGCAAAAATCGGATTCATCGGCACCGGCATCATGGGCCACCCCATGGCGCAGAACCTGCAGAAAGCCGGCCACCAACTGTTCCTGTCCTCGCACCACGACGCGGCCCCCGCCGACCTGGTAAGCGCCGGCGCGCTGGCCCTGGCCAACCCGCGCGACGTGGCGCAGGAAGCCGAGTTCATCATCATCATGGTGCCTGACACCCCGCAAGTCGAAGACGTACTGTTCCGTGAGCACGGCATCGCCGAAGGCCTGGGCAAGGGCAAGGTGGTGATCGACATGAGTTCCATCTCGCCGTCCGCCACCAAGGCCTTTGCCGCCAAGGTGAACGAGCGCGGCGCCCAGTACCTGGACGCACCGGTGTCGGGCGGCGAGGTGGGTGCCAAGGCCGCGACCTTGAGCATCATGGTGGGCGGTGACCAGGATGCCTTCGACCGCGCCCTGCCACTGTTCCAGAGCATGGGCAAGAACATCACCCGGGTAGGCGGCAACGGCGATGGCCAGACCGCCAAGGTGGCCAACCAGATCATCGTCGCCCTGAACATTCAGGCAGTGGCCGAAGCGTTGCTGTTCGCGGCGAAAAACGGCGCCGACCCGGCCAAGGTGCGCGAAGCGCTGATGGGGGGGTTTGCCTCGTCGAAGATTCTGGAAGTGCACGGCGAGCGCATGATCAAGGGCACCTTCGACCCGGGCTTCCGCATCAGCCTGCACCAGAAGGACCTCAACCTGGCCCTGCAGGGCGCGCGCGAACTGGGCGTGAACCTGCCCAACACCGCCAACGCCCAACAGGTATTCAGCACCTGCGCGGCCCTGGGCGGCAGCGGCTGGGACCACTCGGCGCTGATCAAGGGCCTGGAACACATGGCCAACTTCAGCATTCGCGATAACTGA